The following are encoded together in the Acidobacteriota bacterium genome:
- a CDS encoding mechanosensitive ion channel translates to MLTFLQDWLIGQGVPAGAAGLLALAADIGVVLILAYLADVVTRRFVVQYVRGLASRSITHWDDHIARHRVLVRLAHVAPAVVIYYLAVPILGDYPEVQAVVRQLALIYMIAITALAMDGALNAAADVVKGTGKARGLPVTGVAQVAKLVLYGVAAISVLSLVLNRSPLLMLSGLGAASAVLMLIFRDAILGFVAGIQLTLNDMVHRGDWIEMPSHGADGDVIEVGLTTVKVQNFDKTIVTIPTYALISESFKNWRGMSESGGRRIKRAINIDMNSVRFCTEEMLARYMRIRYIEEYVERKRAEVENWNTEHGIDREDYANGRRLTNLGTFRAYIVAYLHHHPMVHDDMTFLIRHLDPTEHGLPIEIFVFSRDQDWIRYEAIQADILDHLLAIAPQFDLRVFQSPSGAAVERALGAVARPTGAVTSPPDTVTRPAGAGVATDAEAGSAAVRSGE, encoded by the coding sequence ATGCTGACGTTCTTGCAGGATTGGCTGATCGGCCAGGGGGTGCCGGCCGGCGCGGCCGGGTTGCTCGCCCTCGCGGCCGACATCGGCGTGGTGCTGATTCTGGCGTACCTGGCCGACGTGGTGACGCGGCGGTTCGTCGTGCAATACGTCCGGGGTCTGGCCAGCCGGTCGATTACCCATTGGGACGACCACATCGCCCGCCACCGCGTGCTGGTCCGGCTGGCCCACGTCGCCCCCGCGGTGGTGATCTACTACCTGGCGGTCCCGATCCTCGGCGACTATCCGGAAGTGCAGGCGGTGGTCCGGCAGCTCGCCCTCATCTACATGATCGCGATCACCGCGCTTGCCATGGACGGCGCCCTGAATGCGGCGGCGGACGTGGTGAAGGGAACGGGGAAGGCCCGCGGCCTGCCGGTCACCGGCGTGGCGCAGGTGGCGAAGCTGGTCCTCTATGGCGTCGCCGCCATCAGCGTGCTCTCTCTCGTCCTCAACCGGTCCCCGCTCCTGATGCTGAGTGGTCTCGGGGCGGCGAGCGCGGTGCTGATGCTGATCTTCCGCGACGCCATCCTGGGGTTCGTCGCCGGCATTCAGCTCACCCTGAACGACATGGTGCATCGGGGCGACTGGATCGAGATGCCGTCGCACGGCGCGGACGGCGACGTGATCGAGGTGGGACTGACGACCGTCAAGGTGCAGAACTTCGACAAGACCATCGTCACCATCCCGACCTACGCGCTCATCAGCGAGTCGTTCAAGAACTGGCGCGGCATGTCGGAGTCGGGTGGGCGCCGCATCAAGCGGGCGATCAACATCGACATGAACTCGGTGCGGTTCTGCACCGAGGAGATGCTGGCCCGGTACATGCGGATCCGCTACATCGAGGAGTACGTCGAGCGGAAGCGGGCCGAGGTGGAGAACTGGAACACCGAGCACGGGATCGACCGCGAGGACTACGCGAACGGCCGTCGTCTCACCAATCTCGGGACGTTCCGCGCCTACATCGTCGCCTACCTCCACCACCACCCGATGGTGCACGACGACATGACGTTTCTCATCCGCCACCTCGATCCGACCGAGCACGGACTGCCGATCGAGATCTTCGTCTTCAGCCGCGATCAGGACTGGATACGGTACGAGGCGATCCAGGCGGACATCCTCGACCACCTGCTGGCGATTGCCCCGCAGTTCGACCTGCGGGTGTTCCAGAGCCCGTCCGGCGCGGCCGTCGAGCGGGCCCTCGGCGCGGTAGCGCGTCCCACGGGCGCGGTTACGAGTCCACCTGACACGGTGACGCGCCCGGCCGGTGCAGGCGTGGCGACGGACGCGGAGGCTGGTTCCGCCGCGGTGCGCTCAGGCGAGTAG